In Sphingomonas sp. G-3-2-10, a single window of DNA contains:
- the trpB gene encoding tryptophan synthase subunit beta, whose protein sequence is MTDSITLPNSLRNLPDERGHFGQFGGRFVAETLMPLILDLEREYRAAKTDPAFQAEFDDLLEHYVGRPSPLYYAERLTEHYRDGAPAGMGAKIYFKREELNHTGAHKINNCIGQILLARRMGKTRIIAETGAGQHGVATATVAARFGLPCTIFMGAVDVARQQPNVFRMKLLGAEVVPVTSGAQTLKDAMNEALRDWVANVHDTFYIIGTAAGPHPYPELVRDFQSVIGTEARAQIRKAEGKLPDLLIAAVGGGSNAIGLFHPFLDDADVAMIGVEAAGHGVETGQHAASLNGGVPGILHGNRTYLLQDEDGQITEAHSISAGLDYPGIGPEHSWLHESGRVTYEPITDTQALDAFQLCCKLEGIIPALESSHALAALETNALKYRDDQIIIVNVSGRGDKDIFTVAEALGVKL, encoded by the coding sequence ATGACCGATTCCATCACCCTGCCCAATTCGCTCCGCAACCTGCCTGACGAGCGCGGCCATTTCGGCCAGTTCGGCGGCCGCTTCGTCGCCGAGACGCTGATGCCGCTGATCCTCGATCTGGAGCGCGAATATCGCGCGGCGAAGACCGACCCGGCGTTCCAGGCCGAGTTCGACGATCTGCTCGAACATTATGTCGGCCGCCCCAGCCCGCTTTATTATGCCGAGCGGCTGACGGAACATTATCGCGACGGCGCGCCCGCGGGCATGGGTGCGAAAATCTATTTCAAGCGCGAAGAGCTGAATCACACCGGCGCGCACAAGATCAACAATTGCATCGGCCAGATCCTGCTCGCCCGCCGCATGGGCAAGACGCGGATCATCGCGGAGACGGGTGCGGGCCAGCATGGCGTGGCCACCGCCACCGTCGCCGCGCGCTTCGGCCTGCCGTGCACGATCTTCATGGGCGCGGTCGACGTCGCGCGGCAGCAGCCCAACGTGTTCCGCATGAAGCTGCTCGGCGCCGAAGTGGTGCCGGTCACCAGCGGCGCGCAGACGCTGAAGGATGCGATGAACGAAGCGCTTCGCGACTGGGTCGCGAACGTCCACGACACCTTCTACATCATCGGCACCGCCGCCGGCCCGCACCCCTATCCCGAACTGGTCCGCGACTTTCAGAGCGTGATCGGCACCGAAGCCCGCGCGCAGATCCGGAAGGCCGAGGGCAAGCTGCCCGACCTGCTGATCGCGGCCGTGGGCGGCGGATCGAACGCGATCGGCCTGTTCCATCCCTTCCTCGACGATGCCGACGTCGCGATGATCGGCGTCGAAGCCGCGGGACATGGCGTCGAGACCGGCCAGCACGCGGCAAGCCTGAACGGCGGCGTTCCCGGCATCCTGCACGGCAACCGCACCTATCTGCTCCAGGACGAAGACGGCCAGATCACCGAGGCGCATTCGATCTCGGCCGGCCTCGACTATCCCGGCATCGGCCCCGAACATAGCTGGCTGCACGAGAGTGGCCGGGTGACGTATGAGCCGATCACCGACACGCAGGCCCTCGACGCGTTCCAGCTCTGCTGCAAGCTGGAGGGGATCATCCCCGCGCTGGAAAGCTCGCACGCACTGGCGGCATTGGAAACCAACGCACTGAAATATCGTGACGATCAGATCATCATCGTCAACGTCTCGGGCCGCGGCGACAAGGACATCTTCACCGTCGCCGAGGCGCTCGGGGTAAAGCTGTGA
- the trpA gene encoding tryptophan synthase subunit alpha: MSTRLSAAFAKGHPALVCFITAGDGDTAANLDALVAGGADVIELGMPFTDPMADGPAIQAANLRSLAKGTRTVDVLAIASAFRQRHPETPLVLMGYANPMTVRGPDWFAGAIAEAGVDGVICVDIPAEEDDSLGASLRAAGVANIRLATPTTDIARLPAVLDGASGFLYYVSVAGITGLQQAAQDSIESAVGRLKSATDLPVAVGFGVRTPDQAAAIARVADGVVVGSAIIEIIAEHGEGAPEPVRAYIHSLKSAIVAAKEVA; the protein is encoded by the coding sequence ATGAGCACGCGTCTCTCCGCCGCCTTTGCCAAGGGGCATCCCGCCCTGGTCTGCTTCATCACCGCCGGTGATGGCGACACCGCCGCCAATCTCGACGCGCTGGTTGCCGGCGGGGCGGACGTGATCGAGCTGGGCATGCCCTTCACCGATCCGATGGCCGATGGCCCGGCGATTCAGGCTGCCAATCTGCGCAGTCTGGCCAAGGGCACCCGCACCGTCGACGTGCTCGCCATCGCCAGCGCCTTCCGCCAGCGTCACCCGGAAACCCCGCTGGTGCTGATGGGCTATGCCAATCCGATGACCGTGCGCGGGCCGGACTGGTTCGCCGGCGCCATCGCCGAAGCCGGCGTGGACGGCGTGATCTGTGTCGACATCCCGGCGGAGGAAGACGACAGCCTCGGCGCGAGCCTGCGCGCCGCTGGTGTCGCCAATATCCGCCTCGCCACGCCGACCACCGACATCGCCCGCCTGCCCGCTGTGCTCGATGGCGCCAGCGGGTTCCTCTATTACGTCTCGGTCGCCGGCATCACCGGGCTCCAGCAAGCGGCGCAGGACAGCATCGAAAGCGCGGTCGGCCGGCTCAAGTCCGCCACGGACCTGCCCGTCGCGGTCGGCTTCGGCGTACGCACGCCCGATCAGGCCGCCGCCATCGCCCGCGTGGCGGACGGCGTCGTGGTCGGCTCCGCGATCATCGAAATCATCGCCGAACATGGCGAGGGTGCGCCGGAACCCGTTCGCGCCTATATCCATTCGCTCAAGTCGGCGATCGTCGCCGCCAAGGAAGTCGCATGA
- the accD gene encoding acetyl-CoA carboxylase, carboxyltransferase subunit beta, giving the protein MTWISRVRNALAYVTKRETPDNLWHKCKGCGTMVFLKELEENQSVCPHCDFHERIGPAERFEALFDEGYTVLPSPKVAEDPLRFRDQKPYPVRLKAARTATGESDAFINASGTILGRRAVIGVQDFAFMGGSMGQAVGEAFIAGVEAAIGARAPYIVFTASGGARMQEGILSLMQMPRTTVAIEMLHDAGLPYIVVLTDPTSGGVMAAYAMLGDVQIAEPRATLAFTGRRVIENTIREKLPDDFQTSEYYYDHGLVDMVTHRKQLRETLGQLIGLLCEAKKAA; this is encoded by the coding sequence ATGACCTGGATCTCACGCGTCCGCAACGCGCTCGCCTATGTCACCAAGCGGGAGACGCCCGACAATCTCTGGCACAAGTGCAAGGGATGCGGGACGATGGTGTTCCTCAAGGAGCTCGAGGAAAACCAGAGCGTCTGCCCGCATTGCGATTTCCATGAGCGCATCGGCCCGGCCGAACGCTTCGAAGCGCTGTTCGACGAAGGCTATACCGTCCTTCCCAGCCCGAAGGTCGCCGAGGATCCGCTGCGGTTCCGCGACCAGAAGCCCTATCCGGTCCGCCTGAAGGCCGCGCGCACCGCAACCGGCGAGAGCGACGCGTTCATCAACGCCAGCGGCACGATCCTCGGCCGCCGTGCGGTGATCGGCGTGCAGGATTTCGCCTTCATGGGCGGATCGATGGGCCAGGCCGTGGGCGAAGCGTTCATCGCCGGCGTCGAAGCCGCGATCGGCGCCCGCGCGCCATACATTGTCTTCACCGCATCGGGCGGCGCGCGGATGCAGGAAGGCATCCTGTCGCTGATGCAGATGCCGCGCACCACCGTGGCGATCGAGATGCTCCACGACGCGGGCCTGCCCTATATCGTTGTGCTGACCGATCCGACCTCGGGCGGCGTGATGGCCGCCTATGCGATGCTGGGCGATGTCCAGATCGCCGAACCGCGCGCCACCCTCGCCTTCACCGGCCGCCGCGTGATCGAGAACACGATCCGCGAAAAGCTGCCCGACGATTTCCAGACCTCGGAATATTATTACGATCACGGGCTGGTCGATATGGTCACCCATCGCAAGCAGCTGCGCGAGACGCTGGGTCAGTTGATCGGCCTGCTGTGCGAGGCGAAGAAGGCGGCCTGA
- a CDS encoding folylpolyglutamate synthase/dihydrofolate synthase family protein produces the protein MPDHATSSSPAVQAQLDRLTALSPGADILGLERITALLDRIGNPHRKLPPVFHVAGTNGKGSTCAFLRAALEAGGKTVHVYSSPHLVRFNERIRIAGKLIEDDALAVLLSEVLDHAEGIGASFFEVTTAAAFLAFSRTPADACVIEVGLGGRLDATNVIPNPAITGIAQLGIDHEAFLGNTAEDIAAEKAGIAKRGTMLVTMRYPDSVANRIRKVADAAGAVVIAEGEAWRYTATAQAIRFADARETIVAPLPALAGPHQPANYALALAMLRYQKAVPISLGALIEASSRARWPARMQRLRKGPLTAHLPPDSELWLDGGHNPAAAKVIADAIWQVAQGRPIHLILGMLENKDAETLIWHFASRIASLTAVPVEGHAHHYPGHLAEIAREMGTPVTEMEKDVPTALARLPHGGKPSVVLVLGSLYLAGKVLEANGELPD, from the coding sequence ATGCCCGATCACGCCACCTCCTCCTCGCCCGCGGTCCAGGCCCAGCTCGACCGGCTGACCGCGCTTTCGCCCGGCGCCGATATCCTCGGCCTCGAGCGCATCACCGCGTTGCTCGACCGGATCGGCAATCCGCATCGCAAGCTGCCGCCGGTGTTCCACGTCGCCGGCACCAACGGCAAGGGCTCGACCTGCGCCTTCCTGCGCGCCGCGCTCGAAGCCGGGGGCAAGACCGTCCATGTCTATTCCAGCCCGCACCTCGTCCGGTTCAACGAGCGAATCCGGATCGCGGGCAAGCTGATCGAAGACGACGCGCTTGCCGTCCTGCTTTCCGAAGTGCTCGATCATGCCGAGGGGATCGGCGCCAGCTTCTTCGAAGTGACCACTGCCGCCGCCTTCCTCGCATTCTCGCGCACGCCGGCGGATGCCTGCGTCATCGAGGTCGGCCTGGGCGGGCGGCTCGACGCGACCAACGTCATCCCCAATCCCGCGATCACCGGCATCGCCCAGTTGGGCATCGATCACGAAGCGTTCCTCGGCAACACCGCCGAGGACATCGCGGCCGAGAAGGCCGGGATCGCCAAGCGCGGCACGATGCTGGTGACGATGCGCTATCCCGATTCGGTGGCGAACCGCATCCGCAAGGTGGCCGACGCGGCCGGCGCGGTGGTGATCGCCGAGGGCGAGGCATGGCGCTACACCGCCACTGCCCAGGCCATCCGCTTCGCCGATGCCCGCGAGACGATCGTCGCGCCGCTGCCCGCGCTCGCCGGACCGCACCAGCCCGCCAACTATGCCCTCGCGCTCGCGATGCTGCGTTATCAGAAGGCCGTGCCCATCTCGCTCGGCGCGCTGATCGAAGCTTCGAGCCGCGCCCGCTGGCCCGCGCGGATGCAGCGGCTGCGCAAGGGGCCGCTGACCGCGCACCTGCCGCCCGACAGCGAGCTGTGGCTCGACGGCGGCCACAATCCCGCAGCCGCGAAAGTCATCGCCGATGCCATCTGGCAAGTCGCACAGGGCCGCCCGATCCACCTCATCCTCGGCATGTTGGAAAACAAGGATGCCGAGACGCTGATCTGGCACTTCGCGTCGCGGATCGCGTCGCTGACGGCCGTGCCGGTCGAGGGTCATGCGCATCACTATCCCGGCCATCTCGCCGAGATCGCGCGCGAAATGGGTACGCCCGTCACCGAGATGGAAAAGGACGTCCCCACCGCCCTTGCCCGCCTGCCGCACGGCGGCAAGCCCTCGGTCGTGCTGGTGCTCGGCTCGCTCTATCTCGCCGGCAAGGTGCTGGAGGCCAACGGCGAACTGCCCGACTGA
- a CDS encoding DUF6628 family protein, with translation MHASSTLTAALPAVQSDDPGARLMLFGIRQMGAHGLNDACAAHAFVTAFGRGFQRPLVLLRALMAEMSAASARPVQIAPWCCPRMTAAESALLSALGRVRTNPQAASLLLGDLLGLRDPGGIVATTHALSNAFADMGLPLPG, from the coding sequence ATGCACGCCAGCTCGACCCTCACCGCCGCGCTTCCCGCCGTCCAGTCGGACGATCCCGGTGCACGGCTCATGCTCTTCGGTATCCGCCAGATGGGTGCGCATGGCCTCAACGACGCCTGCGCCGCCCATGCCTTCGTCACCGCCTTTGGGAGGGGCTTCCAGCGCCCGCTGGTCCTGCTGCGCGCGCTCATGGCGGAAATGTCCGCGGCATCGGCCCGCCCGGTCCAGATCGCGCCGTGGTGCTGCCCGCGCATGACCGCAGCCGAATCGGCCCTGCTCTCGGCCCTGGGCCGGGTCCGCACCAATCCCCAGGCCGCGTCGCTGCTGCTTGGTGACCTGCTCGGCTTGCGCGATCCTGGCGGCATCGTCGCGACGACCCATGCGCTGTCGAACGCCTTCGCCGATATGGGCCTGCCCCTGCCGGGCTAA
- a CDS encoding tetratricopeptide repeat protein: MPVYLAIIALQVACVIHLVKTGRNQMWLTALIFLPVVGAIAYFVVEVLPGMQGNRHVRTAKANVIAAIDPEREVRAARDALDLADTAANRMRLADALAALGRHDEAIPIYREAIDRTAGDIDPRTQGKLAASLFETGQGAEALALLDTIGSSGTQGERDRMTMLRARALDHLGRKDEALALYEDVVTRLPGEEARCRYAALLIERGWDRKALKVLEEVERRMRHLDRHQRAAEAGMYKWAMDTLRDLRARGVA, from the coding sequence GTGCCCGTCTATCTCGCGATCATCGCGCTGCAGGTGGCGTGCGTCATCCATCTGGTGAAGACCGGCCGGAACCAGATGTGGCTCACCGCGCTGATCTTCCTGCCGGTGGTCGGTGCGATCGCCTATTTCGTCGTCGAAGTGCTGCCTGGCATGCAGGGCAACCGGCATGTGCGGACGGCGAAGGCCAACGTGATCGCTGCGATCGATCCCGAGCGCGAGGTGCGGGCGGCGCGCGATGCGCTCGATCTGGCCGACACCGCCGCGAACCGGATGCGGCTGGCCGATGCGCTCGCGGCGCTGGGGCGGCACGACGAAGCCATCCCGATCTATCGCGAAGCGATCGACCGGACCGCGGGCGATATCGATCCGCGGACGCAGGGAAAGCTCGCTGCTTCGCTGTTCGAGACCGGGCAGGGGGCGGAAGCGCTGGCGTTGCTCGACACGATCGGTAGTTCGGGCACGCAGGGCGAGCGCGATCGCATGACGATGCTTCGCGCGCGGGCGCTCGATCATCTCGGGCGCAAGGACGAGGCGCTGGCGCTGTACGAGGATGTCGTCACGCGCCTGCCGGGCGAGGAGGCGCGATGCCGCTACGCAGCGCTGCTGATCGAGCGGGGATGGGACCGCAAGGCGCTGAAGGTGCTGGAGGAAGTGGAGCGCCGGATGCGCCACCTCGACCGGCATCAGCGCGCGGCCGAGGCCGGCATGTACAAATGGGCGATGGACACCCTGCGCGATCTGCGCGCGCGGGGCGTCGCTTAG
- a CDS encoding MFS transporter, whose translation MTTGSTFEEGKGGFGAALLPYLKPRPLAALLLGISSGFPLALLLGTMTFWLAKVGIDKKTIGFAIGLTTPYTLKFLWAPLIDRLKLPILTGIFGQRRAWLFTVQALLFVSIWMLGASQPELHLGVFAFWAIATAFLGATQDIIIDAYRIEILSEDELAHGTANNQFGYRLGAFAAGVGTIALASPEGLGLGWATAYGLTGFCIIPAIIASFWAGSGLHDRVIATHQRQSAGAWIQSTLIGPFREFLKRRGAVLILLFVLIYKLGDAMGQSMLNPMIVELGFSDTEFIAINKVIGFWGLIVGTALSAPLLAWLGMGRALFVSGVLMMISNLTFAILASQGHSNLWLTIAVATEQVTSGLGLSIFVVYLSGLSSLAYTATQFALLSALAGVGRTWLSTPAGWAAEELGWVGFWVMTTVVAIPGMILLWVLWQKGFVVESVRKARAGAEEAAPAKD comes from the coding sequence ATGACGACGGGCAGCACGTTCGAGGAAGGCAAGGGCGGTTTCGGCGCCGCGCTGCTTCCCTATCTGAAGCCGCGTCCGCTGGCGGCGCTGCTGCTCGGCATTTCGAGCGGTTTCCCGCTGGCGCTGCTGCTCGGCACCATGACCTTCTGGCTGGCCAAGGTCGGGATCGACAAGAAGACGATCGGCTTCGCGATCGGCCTCACCACACCCTACACGCTCAAATTCCTGTGGGCGCCGCTGATCGACCGGCTGAAGCTGCCTATCCTCACCGGCATCTTCGGTCAGCGCCGCGCTTGGCTGTTCACGGTGCAGGCGCTGCTGTTCGTCTCGATCTGGATGCTCGGTGCCAGCCAGCCCGAACTGCATCTGGGCGTGTTCGCCTTCTGGGCGATCGCCACCGCCTTTCTCGGCGCGACGCAGGACATCATCATCGACGCCTACCGCATCGAGATCCTCAGCGAGGACGAACTGGCGCACGGCACCGCCAACAACCAGTTCGGATACCGGCTCGGCGCCTTCGCGGCGGGCGTGGGCACGATCGCACTGGCATCGCCCGAGGGGCTTGGGCTGGGCTGGGCGACCGCCTACGGCCTGACCGGCTTCTGCATCATCCCCGCGATCATCGCATCCTTCTGGGCCGGGTCGGGCCTGCACGACCGCGTGATCGCGACGCACCAGCGCCAGTCGGCGGGAGCGTGGATCCAGTCGACCCTGATCGGCCCGTTCCGCGAGTTCCTGAAGCGGCGCGGCGCGGTGCTGATCCTGCTGTTCGTGCTGATCTACAAGCTGGGCGACGCGATGGGGCAATCGATGCTCAATCCGATGATCGTCGAGCTGGGCTTCAGCGACACCGAATTCATCGCGATCAACAAGGTGATCGGATTCTGGGGCCTGATCGTCGGCACCGCGCTGTCCGCGCCGCTGCTGGCGTGGCTGGGAATGGGACGCGCCCTGTTCGTGTCCGGCGTGCTGATGATGATCAGCAACCTGACCTTCGCGATCCTCGCGTCGCAGGGCCATTCGAACCTGTGGCTGACGATCGCGGTGGCGACCGAGCAGGTGACCAGCGGCCTCGGCCTGTCGATCTTCGTGGTCTATCTCTCCGGGCTGTCGAGCCTCGCCTATACGGCGACGCAGTTCGCGCTTCTCTCGGCGCTGGCGGGCGTTGGGCGGACCTGGCTGTCGACACCCGCGGGCTGGGCGGCCGAGGAACTGGGCTGGGTCGGCTTCTGGGTGATGACCACGGTCGTCGCCATTCCCGGCATGATCCTGTTGTGGGTGCTGTGGCAGAAGGGGTTCGTCGTCGAAAGCGTCCGCAAGGCGCGCGCGGGGGCGGAGGAAGCCGCGCCGGCGAAAGACTGA
- a CDS encoding SRPBCC family protein — protein MNARVPTEGQLALAAQLAAGGSRGATGITYVDASAYVSEARYAAEQQRIFARHPLVIAPSALLPEPNMAVPHDGFGKPMLVTRDKDGAAHVFLNVCQHRGTRLVEGCEAVKSPRLVCPYHAWTYKLDGSLTGMPRPETFPGLDKSAHGLKRLPTFEAGGLIWFAFDEDADFAGPETLAHDFEAFDLAGQHLFRRRTHDVKANWKLIMDAFLESYHVTRLHAATIGPFFKDGVTTADTIGPHQRSAVGRDSAHEALSSSDWAVLRGAITYTYQMFPGTVLIVSPDYINLMVLMPQAVDRVLVEDFMLIPEPPATEKALAHWEKSWNLLDGGVFASEDFRAAELGQQGLASGAIDRMTLGTLELGVRNFHDAVEGAL, from the coding sequence ATGAACGCGCGGGTTCCGACCGAGGGGCAATTGGCGCTCGCCGCGCAGCTTGCGGCAGGCGGCTCGCGCGGCGCGACGGGCATCACCTATGTCGATGCCTCGGCCTATGTTAGCGAAGCCCGCTATGCCGCCGAGCAGCAGCGCATCTTTGCCCGCCACCCGCTGGTGATCGCGCCGTCCGCGCTGTTGCCCGAACCCAATATGGCCGTGCCGCATGACGGCTTCGGCAAGCCGATGCTCGTCACGCGCGACAAGGATGGCGCCGCGCATGTGTTCCTCAACGTCTGCCAGCATCGCGGGACGCGGCTGGTCGAGGGATGCGAGGCGGTGAAGTCGCCGCGGCTCGTCTGCCCCTATCATGCCTGGACCTACAAGCTGGATGGCAGCCTGACCGGAATGCCGCGCCCCGAAACCTTTCCCGGCCTCGACAAGAGCGCGCACGGGCTCAAGCGCCTGCCCACCTTCGAAGCCGGCGGGCTGATCTGGTTCGCCTTCGACGAGGACGCCGATTTCGCCGGGCCCGAGACGCTCGCGCATGATTTCGAAGCGTTCGACCTTGCCGGACAGCACCTGTTCCGCCGCCGCACCCACGACGTGAAGGCGAACTGGAAGCTGATCATGGACGCCTTCCTCGAATCCTATCACGTCACCCGCCTCCACGCCGCGACGATCGGGCCGTTCTTCAAGGATGGCGTGACCACCGCCGACACGATCGGCCCGCATCAGCGCAGCGCGGTCGGCCGCGATTCCGCGCATGAGGCATTGTCGTCGAGCGACTGGGCGGTGCTGCGCGGGGCGATCACCTACACCTATCAGATGTTCCCCGGCACGGTGCTGATCGTCAGCCCGGATTACATCAACCTGATGGTGCTGATGCCGCAGGCGGTCGACCGCGTGCTGGTCGAGGATTTCATGCTGATCCCCGAGCCGCCCGCGACCGAGAAGGCGCTGGCGCATTGGGAAAAGAGCTGGAACCTGCTCGACGGCGGCGTCTTCGCCAGCGAGGATTTCCGCGCGGCCGAACTCGGCCAGCAGGGGCTGGCGTCGGGCGCGATCGACCGGATGACGCTGGGCACGCTCGAACTGGGCGTGCGCAACTTCCACGACGCGGTGGAGGGAGCTCTCTGA
- a CDS encoding response regulator produces the protein MLFGKKKRRIEHVLIVEDEPLVAFDTEHFLRESGFEIAGTVDRVADALALIDTAEEIDLVLLDVNLADGSGIDVAKAAHARGIQILFVTGNCPGDARALAAGCLSKPYPQRDLLGAIDAIEAVVEGKKPKRLPGSFSLFAQAA, from the coding sequence ATGTTGTTCGGAAAGAAGAAGCGCAGGATCGAACATGTTCTCATCGTCGAGGACGAACCTCTGGTCGCGTTCGACACAGAGCATTTCCTGCGTGAATCCGGGTTCGAGATCGCCGGCACGGTCGATCGCGTGGCGGATGCGCTGGCGCTGATCGATACCGCCGAAGAGATCGACCTGGTGCTGCTCGACGTGAATCTGGCCGATGGCAGCGGAATCGATGTGGCGAAGGCGGCGCATGCCCGCGGCATCCAGATCCTGTTCGTGACCGGCAATTGCCCCGGCGATGCGCGGGCGCTGGCGGCGGGATGCCTGTCCAAGCCCTATCCGCAGCGCGACCTGCTTGGCGCGATCGATGCGATCGAAGCGGTGGTCGAGGGGAAGAAGCCCAAGCGCCTGCCCGGCAGCTTCAGCCTGTTCGCGCAAGCGGCATAA
- a CDS encoding pseudouridine synthase: MSQTSDPNQQRIAKLLARAGIASRREIERMIAEGRIALNGKTLDTPATVLASLEGVTVDGHPVEAPKAARLFRYHKPSGLLTAERDPAGRPTIYDRMPQGLPRVMPVGRLDLNTEGLLLLTTDGELKRELELPASGVERSYRARAYGNVTQEQLEDLMLGVEIEGVRYGSINANIERRTGANLWIEMTLTEGKNREVRRVLEHLGLQVSRLIRTRYGPFHLGDLPTGDVDEIRPTDLATFRTVLGKPGGGKAASNLQFAVRQRVAAPPPPRSEAGIEPAGRRTSRPDNRPGRAPRPTPVREDYRPDNRRGPAREERPARDDARPQRGPVRRDDRTPSGERPRGFAPRGAPDRSERPAREGARPDARRGTARNDERSAAEPRAARFTPRVTPSARTERPAREDARPVANTARAARAKAHRETREPREGDFVDRPRNPRPPRPTKGPSGGRGKPSRPARPPRTRK, from the coding sequence GTGTCCCAAACCAGTGATCCAAATCAGCAGCGCATCGCGAAGCTGCTCGCCCGTGCCGGAATCGCGTCGCGTCGAGAGATCGAACGCATGATCGCCGAGGGCCGCATCGCCCTGAACGGCAAGACGCTCGATACGCCCGCCACCGTCCTTGCGTCGCTCGAGGGCGTCACGGTGGATGGCCATCCCGTCGAAGCGCCCAAGGCCGCGCGCCTGTTTCGCTATCACAAGCCATCGGGCCTGCTCACCGCCGAGCGCGATCCGGCGGGCCGCCCGACCATCTATGACCGGATGCCGCAGGGCCTGCCGCGCGTGATGCCTGTGGGCCGGCTCGATCTGAATACCGAGGGCCTGCTGCTCCTCACCACCGATGGCGAGCTCAAGCGCGAGCTCGAACTGCCTGCCTCGGGCGTCGAGCGCAGCTACCGCGCCCGCGCCTATGGCAATGTGACGCAGGAGCAGCTCGAGGATCTGATGCTCGGCGTCGAGATCGAGGGCGTGCGCTACGGATCGATCAACGCGAACATCGAACGCCGCACCGGGGCCAATCTCTGGATCGAGATGACGCTGACCGAGGGCAAGAACCGCGAAGTCCGCCGCGTGCTCGAACATCTCGGGCTGCAGGTCAGCCGCCTGATCCGCACGCGCTATGGCCCGTTCCATCTCGGCGACCTGCCAACCGGCGATGTCGACGAGATCCGCCCGACCGATCTGGCCACCTTCCGCACCGTGTTGGGCAAGCCGGGCGGCGGCAAGGCGGCGTCGAACCTCCAGTTCGCGGTGCGCCAGCGCGTCGCGGCGCCCCCTCCGCCGCGCAGCGAAGCCGGGATCGAACCGGCTGGCCGGCGCACCAGCCGCCCGGATAACCGCCCCGGGCGAGCCCCTCGCCCCACGCCGGTTCGCGAAGACTATCGCCCCGATAACCGCCGTGGTCCGGCTCGTGAAGAACGCCCTGCCCGTGACGACGCGCGTCCCCAGCGCGGCCCGGTCCGCCGCGACGACCGCACCCCGTCCGGCGAACGCCCTCGCGGCTTTGCCCCGCGCGGTGCACCCGATCGCAGCGAACGCCCGGCGCGTGAGGGCGCCCGGCCCGACGCACGCCGCGGCACGGCGCGAAACGACGAGCGCAGCGCCGCCGAACCGCGCGCAGCTCGCTTCACCCCGCGCGTAACGCCGTCCGCCCGCACCGAGCGCCCGGCCCGTGAAGATGCCCGCCCGGTGGCCAACACCGCGCGCGCCGCAAGGGCCAAGGCGCATCGCGAGACCCGCGAGCCGCGCGAAGGCGATTTCGTCGATCGTCCGCGCAATCCGCGTCCGCCGCGCCCGACCAAGGGTCCGTCGGGAGGCAGAGGCAAGCCGTCCAGGCCCGCCCGGCCGCCAAGGACGCGCAAATAA
- the rsmD gene encoding 16S rRNA (guanine(966)-N(2))-methyltransferase RsmD — protein sequence MRIIAGTWRGRPLVAPKGDATRPTADRTREALFSMLVSRVGSFEDLAVADLFAGSGALGLEALSRGAGSCLFVEQDKPALEALKANIAKLGAKADIRATSVMALGPAARPLDLIMMDPPYGTGAGSVALDKLARLGWTGPATWVSLETEKGEEPSVAGFEVDATRVYGKARLTLLRPAA from the coding sequence ATGCGGATCATCGCCGGCACCTGGCGCGGCCGCCCGCTCGTCGCGCCCAAGGGCGACGCCACCCGTCCCACCGCCGATCGCACCCGCGAGGCTTTGTTCTCGATGCTGGTCAGCCGCGTCGGCAGCTTCGAGGATCTGGCGGTCGCCGATCTGTTCGCGGGCAGCGGCGCGCTTGGCCTCGAAGCCTTGTCACGCGGTGCAGGCTCATGCCTGTTCGTCGAGCAGGACAAGCCCGCGCTCGAAGCGCTCAAAGCCAATATCGCTAAGTTGGGCGCAAAGGCCGACATCCGCGCAACTTCGGTCATGGCCCTCGGCCCCGCCGCGAGGCCGCTCGACCTCATCATGATGGATCCGCCCTACGGCACGGGCGCGGGCAGCGTGGCGCTCGACAAACTCGCCCGGCTCGGCTGGACCGGCCCCGCGACCTGGGTCAGCCTCGAGACCGAAAAGGGCGAGGAACCGAGCGTCGCCGGCTTCGAAGTCGATGCCACCCGTGTTTACGGGAAGGCACGGCTGACCTTGCTTCGACCTGCCGCATAA